A region from the Alnus glutinosa chromosome 5, dhAlnGlut1.1, whole genome shotgun sequence genome encodes:
- the LOC133867991 gene encoding G-type lectin S-receptor-like serine/threonine-protein kinase RKS1 isoform X1 yields MNPTKELLNTWLLLFLSQLIFRICISLDTISPDESIKDGDILVSKGFTFALGFFSPENSSRRYVGIWYNKVPEQTVVWVANRDSPLNDTSGVLSINSHGNLVLNSKNRSTPIWSTNASVSFTNNSMAAQLLDSGNLVLVLRDSQRISWQSFDYPTNTLLGFMKLGLDRRTGLNRYLTSWKSKDDPGTGNCSYGIYPNGYPQLFLYKGGTPLWRGGSWTGQRWSGAPMRITNFTNLSFVDNQDEVIGMYGVTDPKVFTRVVLDESGALERFTWNDNKWVVFWSVPKECDMYGECGKNSYCDPYDPDKFRCTCFAGFEPKSTRDWYLRDGSGGCVRRQGASMCRSGEGFVKLARVKVPDTSIARVDMSLSLKECGEECLRDCSCTAYASADETRGGIGCLSWHGDLVDTRTYSNAGQDLYIRVDAAVLAQYSKNNGLIRNKRMLAVLVVSVAVMLPLLVSLVYWLVMRNKKASRESKNMLSVTSSSTYLQESPSRIGELDGSTRNSDLPFFDLSMIVAATDNFSDANKLGEGGFGTVYKGLLDNQKEIAVKRLSKYSGQGVEEFKNEVGIIAKLQHRNLVRILGYCVHREEKMLIYEYLPNRSLDFFIFDETKRSLLDWEKRFEIICGVARGLLYLHQDSRLRIIHRDLKASNVLLDNAMNPKIADFGMARIFGVDQIEAKTNRVVGTYGYMSPEYAMQGLFSVKSDVFSFGVLLLEIITGKKNSAYYHDGPSSNLIGHVWDLWRENKAMEIVDSSLGEQYANEVLRCIQIGLLCVQEYATDRLTMSAVVFMLGNDTHLPHPKQPAFILRSTCNSKDRSISEGTSSRNEITITMINGR; encoded by the exons ATGAATCCAACAAAAGAGTTATTGAATACATGGTTGCTTCTCTTCCTCTCCCAACTTATTTTCCGAATTTGCATTTCCCTTGACACCATTTCGCCGGACGAGTCCATTAAAGATGGTGACATCCTAGTTTCGAAAGGTTTTACCTTCGCACTTGGGTTTTTCAGCCCTGAAAACTCTAGCCGCCGCTACGTCGGAATATGGTACAACAAAGTTCCTGAACAAACAGTTGTGTGGGTAGCAAACAGAGACAGCCCTCTCAATGATACCTCCGGAGTCCTCTCCATCAACAGCCATGGAAACCTCGTCCTCAACAGCAAAAACCGAAGCACTCCTATCTGGTCTACAAACGCTTCAGTCTCATTCACGAACAATTCTATGGCGGCTCAGCTCTTAGATTCTGGAAATCTTGTTTTGGTTCTACGAGACAGCCAAAGGATTTCATGGCAGAGCTTCGACTATCCCACGAATACTCTGCTTGGGTTCATGAAACTTGGGCTGGACCGGCGGACCGGATTGAACCGGTACCTAACATCTTGGAAGTCCAAAGACGACCCGGGAACCGGCAACTGCTCATATGGGATTTACCCAAATGGGTACCCACAATTGTTCTTGTACAAGGGCGGGACTCCCTTGTGGCGGGGCGGATCTTGGACCGGCCAAAGATGGAGCGGTGCACCCATGAGGATAACTAATTTCACGAATCTGAGTTTTGTGGACAATCAAGATGAGGTCATCGGCATGTACGGCGTAACTGATCCAAAAGTTTTCACAAGAGTGGTGCTGGATGAATCAGGAGCCCTTGAGCGGTTCACATGGAACGATAACAAATGGGTCGTGTTTTGGTCCGTCCCAAAAGAGTGCGATATGTACGGAGAGTGCGGTAAGAATAGTTACTGCGACCCATACGATCCTGACAAATTCCGGTGCACGTGCTTTGCCGGATTCGAACCCAAGTCGACCCGTGATTGGTACTTGAGAGACGGGTCAGGCGGGTGCGTGAGGAGGCAAGGAGCATCCATGTGCCGAAGCGGGGAAGGGTTTGTGAAGCTGGCACGTGTGAAGGTGCCGGATACTTCAATAGCACGTGTGGACATGAGTTTGAGCTTAAAGGAATGTGGGGAGGAGTGCTTGAGGGACTGTTCTTGTACGGCTTACGCCAGCGCAGACGAGACAAGGGGAGGGATTGGGTGCTTGTCATGGCACGGGGATTTGGTGGACACAAGAACGTATTCCAATGCCGGACAAGATTTGTATATACGTGTGGATGCAGCTGTACTAG ccCAATATTCAAAGAATAATGGCCTTATTCGGAACAAGAGGATGCTAGCAGTTCTCGTGGTTTCTGTTGCTGTAATGTTGCCTCTTTTGGTCTCCCTTGTGTATTGGCTGGTAATGAGGAATAAAAAAG CAAGCAGGGAAAGCAAAAATATGCTTAGTGTTACCTCAAGTTCAACATACCTTCAAGAATCTCCAAGTAGAATAGGGGAGCTCGATGGGAGTACAAGAAATTCAGATTTACCATTCTTTGATctaagtatgatagttgcagcCACAGATAATTTCTCTGATGCAAACAAGCTTGGAGAAGGTGGTTTTGGCACAGTTTATAAG GGTCTCCTAGATAATCAGAAGGAAATTGCAGTAAAAAGACTATCAAAGTATTCCGGACAAGGAGTAGAAGAATTCAAAAATGAAGTTGGAATAATTGCTAAACTCCAACACAGGAACCTTGTGAGGATACTAGGTTATTGTGTTCATCGAGAAGAGAAGATGCTAATCTATGAGTACTTGCCAAACAGAAGCCTggactttttcatttttg ATGAAACAAAAAGGTCATTGTTAGATTGGGAAAAACGCTTTGAAATTATTTGTGGGGTTGCTCGAGGGCTCTTATATCTTCATCAAGACTCAAGATTAAGAATTATACACAGAGACTTAAAGGCCAGCAATGTTCTCCTTGACAATGCAATGAATCCAAAAATTGCAGATTTTGGTATGGCTAGAATCTTTGGCGTGGACCAAATTGAAGCAAAAACAAATCGCGTCGTTGGAACATA TGGTTATATGTCACCAGAGTATGCAATGCAGGGGCTATTTTCAGTGAAGTCTGATGTATTTAGTTTTGGAGTTTTGCTGCTGGAGATCATTACCGGCAAAAAGAACAGTGCTTATTATCATGATGGTCCCTCCTCAAATTTGATTGGGCAT GTTTGGGACttatggagagaaaataaagCCATGGAAATAGTTGATTCATCACTGGGTGAGCAATATGCTAATGAAGTTTTGAGATGTATTCAAATTGGGCTTTTGTGCGTGCAAGAATATGCAACAGATAGGCTAACCATGTCAGcagttgtttttatgttgggtAATGACACACATCTTCCTCATCCAAAACAACCTGCATTTATTCTGAGGAGCACTTGCAATAGTAAAGATAGATCAATTAGTGAAGGAACTAGTTCTAGAAATGAAATAACAATTACTATGATTAATGGTCGCTAA
- the LOC133867991 gene encoding G-type lectin S-receptor-like serine/threonine-protein kinase RKS1 isoform X2 has translation MNPTKELLNTWLLLFLSQLIFRICISLDTISPDESIKDGDILVSKGFTFALGFFSPENSSRRYVGIWYNKVPEQTVVWVANRDSPLNDTSGVLSINSHGNLVLNSKNRSTPIWSTNASVSFTNNSMAAQLLDSGNLVLVLRDSQRISWQSFDYPTNTLLGFMKLGLDRRTGLNRYLTSWKSKDDPGTGNCSYGIYPNGYPQLFLYKGGTPLWRGGSWTGQRWSGAPMRITNFTNLSFVDNQDEVIGMYGVTDPKVFTRVVLDESGALERFTWNDNKWVVFWSVPKECDMYGECGKNSYCDPYDPDKFRCTCFAGFEPKSTRDWYLRDGSGGCVRRQGASMCRSGEGFVKLARVKVPDTSIARVDMSLSLKECGEECLRDCSCTAYASADETRGGIGCLSWHGDLVDTRTYSNAGQDLYIRVDAAVLAQYSKNNGLIRNKRMLAVLVVSVAVMLPLLVSLVYWLVMRNKKASRESKNMLSVTSSSTYLQESPSRIGELDGSTRNSDLPFFDLSMIVAATDNFSDANKLGEGGFGTVYKGLLDNQKEIAVKRLSKYSGQGVEEFKNEVGIIAKLQHRNLVRILGYCVHREEKMLIYEYLPNRSLDFFIFDFGMARIFGVDQIEAKTNRVVGTYGYMSPEYAMQGLFSVKSDVFSFGVLLLEIITGKKNSAYYHDGPSSNLIGHVWDLWRENKAMEIVDSSLGEQYANEVLRCIQIGLLCVQEYATDRLTMSAVVFMLGNDTHLPHPKQPAFILRSTCNSKDRSISEGTSSRNEITITMINGR, from the exons ATGAATCCAACAAAAGAGTTATTGAATACATGGTTGCTTCTCTTCCTCTCCCAACTTATTTTCCGAATTTGCATTTCCCTTGACACCATTTCGCCGGACGAGTCCATTAAAGATGGTGACATCCTAGTTTCGAAAGGTTTTACCTTCGCACTTGGGTTTTTCAGCCCTGAAAACTCTAGCCGCCGCTACGTCGGAATATGGTACAACAAAGTTCCTGAACAAACAGTTGTGTGGGTAGCAAACAGAGACAGCCCTCTCAATGATACCTCCGGAGTCCTCTCCATCAACAGCCATGGAAACCTCGTCCTCAACAGCAAAAACCGAAGCACTCCTATCTGGTCTACAAACGCTTCAGTCTCATTCACGAACAATTCTATGGCGGCTCAGCTCTTAGATTCTGGAAATCTTGTTTTGGTTCTACGAGACAGCCAAAGGATTTCATGGCAGAGCTTCGACTATCCCACGAATACTCTGCTTGGGTTCATGAAACTTGGGCTGGACCGGCGGACCGGATTGAACCGGTACCTAACATCTTGGAAGTCCAAAGACGACCCGGGAACCGGCAACTGCTCATATGGGATTTACCCAAATGGGTACCCACAATTGTTCTTGTACAAGGGCGGGACTCCCTTGTGGCGGGGCGGATCTTGGACCGGCCAAAGATGGAGCGGTGCACCCATGAGGATAACTAATTTCACGAATCTGAGTTTTGTGGACAATCAAGATGAGGTCATCGGCATGTACGGCGTAACTGATCCAAAAGTTTTCACAAGAGTGGTGCTGGATGAATCAGGAGCCCTTGAGCGGTTCACATGGAACGATAACAAATGGGTCGTGTTTTGGTCCGTCCCAAAAGAGTGCGATATGTACGGAGAGTGCGGTAAGAATAGTTACTGCGACCCATACGATCCTGACAAATTCCGGTGCACGTGCTTTGCCGGATTCGAACCCAAGTCGACCCGTGATTGGTACTTGAGAGACGGGTCAGGCGGGTGCGTGAGGAGGCAAGGAGCATCCATGTGCCGAAGCGGGGAAGGGTTTGTGAAGCTGGCACGTGTGAAGGTGCCGGATACTTCAATAGCACGTGTGGACATGAGTTTGAGCTTAAAGGAATGTGGGGAGGAGTGCTTGAGGGACTGTTCTTGTACGGCTTACGCCAGCGCAGACGAGACAAGGGGAGGGATTGGGTGCTTGTCATGGCACGGGGATTTGGTGGACACAAGAACGTATTCCAATGCCGGACAAGATTTGTATATACGTGTGGATGCAGCTGTACTAG ccCAATATTCAAAGAATAATGGCCTTATTCGGAACAAGAGGATGCTAGCAGTTCTCGTGGTTTCTGTTGCTGTAATGTTGCCTCTTTTGGTCTCCCTTGTGTATTGGCTGGTAATGAGGAATAAAAAAG CAAGCAGGGAAAGCAAAAATATGCTTAGTGTTACCTCAAGTTCAACATACCTTCAAGAATCTCCAAGTAGAATAGGGGAGCTCGATGGGAGTACAAGAAATTCAGATTTACCATTCTTTGATctaagtatgatagttgcagcCACAGATAATTTCTCTGATGCAAACAAGCTTGGAGAAGGTGGTTTTGGCACAGTTTATAAG GGTCTCCTAGATAATCAGAAGGAAATTGCAGTAAAAAGACTATCAAAGTATTCCGGACAAGGAGTAGAAGAATTCAAAAATGAAGTTGGAATAATTGCTAAACTCCAACACAGGAACCTTGTGAGGATACTAGGTTATTGTGTTCATCGAGAAGAGAAGATGCTAATCTATGAGTACTTGCCAAACAGAAGCCTggactttttcatttttg ATTTTGGTATGGCTAGAATCTTTGGCGTGGACCAAATTGAAGCAAAAACAAATCGCGTCGTTGGAACATA TGGTTATATGTCACCAGAGTATGCAATGCAGGGGCTATTTTCAGTGAAGTCTGATGTATTTAGTTTTGGAGTTTTGCTGCTGGAGATCATTACCGGCAAAAAGAACAGTGCTTATTATCATGATGGTCCCTCCTCAAATTTGATTGGGCAT GTTTGGGACttatggagagaaaataaagCCATGGAAATAGTTGATTCATCACTGGGTGAGCAATATGCTAATGAAGTTTTGAGATGTATTCAAATTGGGCTTTTGTGCGTGCAAGAATATGCAACAGATAGGCTAACCATGTCAGcagttgtttttatgttgggtAATGACACACATCTTCCTCATCCAAAACAACCTGCATTTATTCTGAGGAGCACTTGCAATAGTAAAGATAGATCAATTAGTGAAGGAACTAGTTCTAGAAATGAAATAACAATTACTATGATTAATGGTCGCTAA
- the LOC133867991 gene encoding G-type lectin S-receptor-like serine/threonine-protein kinase At1g11410 isoform X3, with product MNPTKELLNTWLLLFLSQLIFRICISLDTISPDESIKDGDILVSKGFTFALGFFSPENSSRRYVGIWYNKVPEQTVVWVANRDSPLNDTSGVLSINSHGNLVLNSKNRSTPIWSTNASVSFTNNSMAAQLLDSGNLVLVLRDSQRISWQSFDYPTNTLLGFMKLGLDRRTGLNRYLTSWKSKDDPGTGNCSYGIYPNGYPQLFLYKGGTPLWRGGSWTGQRWSGAPMRITNFTNLSFVDNQDEVIGMYGVTDPKVFTRVVLDESGALERFTWNDNKWVVFWSVPKECDMYGECGKNSYCDPYDPDKFRCTCFAGFEPKSTRDWYLRDGSGGCVRRQGASMCRSGEGFVKLARVKVPDTSIARVDMSLSLKECGEECLRDCSCTAYASADETRGGIGCLSWHGDLVDTRTYSNAGQDLYIRVDAAVLAQYSKNNGLIRNKRMLAVLVVSVAVMLPLLVSLVYWLVMRNKKASRESKNMLSVTSSSTYLQESPSRIGELDGSTRNSDLPFFDLSMIVAATDNFSDANKLGEGGFGTVYKGLLDNQKEIAVKRLSKYSGQGVEEFKNEVGIIAKLQHRNLVRILGYCVHREEKMLIYEYLPNRSLDFFIFDETKRSLLDWEKRFEIICGVARGLLYLHQDSRLRIIHRDLKASNVLLDNAMNPKIADFGMARIFGVDQIEAKTNRVVGT from the exons ATGAATCCAACAAAAGAGTTATTGAATACATGGTTGCTTCTCTTCCTCTCCCAACTTATTTTCCGAATTTGCATTTCCCTTGACACCATTTCGCCGGACGAGTCCATTAAAGATGGTGACATCCTAGTTTCGAAAGGTTTTACCTTCGCACTTGGGTTTTTCAGCCCTGAAAACTCTAGCCGCCGCTACGTCGGAATATGGTACAACAAAGTTCCTGAACAAACAGTTGTGTGGGTAGCAAACAGAGACAGCCCTCTCAATGATACCTCCGGAGTCCTCTCCATCAACAGCCATGGAAACCTCGTCCTCAACAGCAAAAACCGAAGCACTCCTATCTGGTCTACAAACGCTTCAGTCTCATTCACGAACAATTCTATGGCGGCTCAGCTCTTAGATTCTGGAAATCTTGTTTTGGTTCTACGAGACAGCCAAAGGATTTCATGGCAGAGCTTCGACTATCCCACGAATACTCTGCTTGGGTTCATGAAACTTGGGCTGGACCGGCGGACCGGATTGAACCGGTACCTAACATCTTGGAAGTCCAAAGACGACCCGGGAACCGGCAACTGCTCATATGGGATTTACCCAAATGGGTACCCACAATTGTTCTTGTACAAGGGCGGGACTCCCTTGTGGCGGGGCGGATCTTGGACCGGCCAAAGATGGAGCGGTGCACCCATGAGGATAACTAATTTCACGAATCTGAGTTTTGTGGACAATCAAGATGAGGTCATCGGCATGTACGGCGTAACTGATCCAAAAGTTTTCACAAGAGTGGTGCTGGATGAATCAGGAGCCCTTGAGCGGTTCACATGGAACGATAACAAATGGGTCGTGTTTTGGTCCGTCCCAAAAGAGTGCGATATGTACGGAGAGTGCGGTAAGAATAGTTACTGCGACCCATACGATCCTGACAAATTCCGGTGCACGTGCTTTGCCGGATTCGAACCCAAGTCGACCCGTGATTGGTACTTGAGAGACGGGTCAGGCGGGTGCGTGAGGAGGCAAGGAGCATCCATGTGCCGAAGCGGGGAAGGGTTTGTGAAGCTGGCACGTGTGAAGGTGCCGGATACTTCAATAGCACGTGTGGACATGAGTTTGAGCTTAAAGGAATGTGGGGAGGAGTGCTTGAGGGACTGTTCTTGTACGGCTTACGCCAGCGCAGACGAGACAAGGGGAGGGATTGGGTGCTTGTCATGGCACGGGGATTTGGTGGACACAAGAACGTATTCCAATGCCGGACAAGATTTGTATATACGTGTGGATGCAGCTGTACTAG ccCAATATTCAAAGAATAATGGCCTTATTCGGAACAAGAGGATGCTAGCAGTTCTCGTGGTTTCTGTTGCTGTAATGTTGCCTCTTTTGGTCTCCCTTGTGTATTGGCTGGTAATGAGGAATAAAAAAG CAAGCAGGGAAAGCAAAAATATGCTTAGTGTTACCTCAAGTTCAACATACCTTCAAGAATCTCCAAGTAGAATAGGGGAGCTCGATGGGAGTACAAGAAATTCAGATTTACCATTCTTTGATctaagtatgatagttgcagcCACAGATAATTTCTCTGATGCAAACAAGCTTGGAGAAGGTGGTTTTGGCACAGTTTATAAG GGTCTCCTAGATAATCAGAAGGAAATTGCAGTAAAAAGACTATCAAAGTATTCCGGACAAGGAGTAGAAGAATTCAAAAATGAAGTTGGAATAATTGCTAAACTCCAACACAGGAACCTTGTGAGGATACTAGGTTATTGTGTTCATCGAGAAGAGAAGATGCTAATCTATGAGTACTTGCCAAACAGAAGCCTggactttttcatttttg ATGAAACAAAAAGGTCATTGTTAGATTGGGAAAAACGCTTTGAAATTATTTGTGGGGTTGCTCGAGGGCTCTTATATCTTCATCAAGACTCAAGATTAAGAATTATACACAGAGACTTAAAGGCCAGCAATGTTCTCCTTGACAATGCAATGAATCCAAAAATTGCAGATTTTGGTATGGCTAGAATCTTTGGCGTGGACCAAATTGAAGCAAAAACAAATCGCGTCGTTGGAACATA G
- the LOC133868855 gene encoding uncharacterized protein LOC133868855 — translation MCGWGFGGDALRHFCYSSQENVEHLFFQYSFSYRVWRAAMEGCMTRPEIEWEKVKDWYEAKFIGRSLMANLCRLFLVASIYHLWKLRNDLCHGNTPRTEEVVVKNIRWEVRTRVMAKGRFKRSTQNERLAKLWNLSTLV, via the coding sequence ATGTGTGGTTGGGGTTTTGGTGGAGATGCTCTGCGCCATTTCTGCTATAGCTCTCAGGAAAATGTTGAGCATTTGTTCTTCCAATATAGTTTCAGCTATAGAGTATGGAGAGCTGCTATGGAGGGATGTATGACAAGACCTGAAATTGAATGGGAGAAAGTAAAGGACTGGTATGAAGCTAAGTTCATTGGTAGAAGCTTAATGGCTAATCTCTGCAGATTATTCTTAGTTGCATCAATCTACCATTTATGGAAGCTCCGAAATGATCTTTGTCATGGAAACACTCCTAGGACAGAAGAGGTGGTGGTGAAGAATATTAGATGGGAGGTCCGGACCAGGGTGATGGCTAAAGGAAGGTTCAAGAGATCTACTCAAAATGAGAGGCTTGCTAAACTATGGAATTTGAGTACTTTGGTTTAG